A genomic segment from Anopheles maculipalpis chromosome X, idAnoMacuDA_375_x, whole genome shotgun sequence encodes:
- the LOC126559203 gene encoding uncharacterized protein LOC126559203 isoform X1, with the protein MSYIGNTSDVEQEKTLSEYRRQRSSSNLMPTGTKQSIGSPKMSDVLWNDKRAASRAVNASDDDDSEVSDSENFLAKGAFLLTPSHELSMDRAALICEKMNFKGCFSLTKTATGILFKFSNPEDYQAVFKKGFHKVTGARFYKKIAIPCRPQKTFMLYVFDVPEDLPEEDIRHSLYRFNSVVEVVRLVVQYQKPAIQPDPGQMHATVAATGAPQTKPQVPKLPTSKPIDEQDVALQKESPPPPIRITLASLDEYNHLLQNGLDFYGATFFPTEAQLPPHAAKIATKRGTRMIDGSIPGRVRELLPVFDAAGFSKIPPPASKTIKPRP; encoded by the exons ATGTCATACATTGGTAACACCTCAGATGTGGAGCAAGAGAAAACCCTGTCCGAATATCGACGGCAGCGCAGCTCCAGCAATCTGATGCCGACCGGGACCAAACAATCGATAGGCAGTCCGAAAATGTCCGACGTGCTTTGGAACGATAAACGTGCCGCGAGTCGTGCGGTCAATGccagcgacgacgacgactcgGAAGTTTCAGATAGTGAGAACTTTCTCGCTAAAGGTGCATTTCTTCTCACGCCCTCGCACGAGCTGTCGATGGACCGGGCGGCATTGATATGCGAGAAAATGAACTTCAAGGGTTGCTTCAGCCTAACGAAGACCGCCACCGGAATACTATTTAAGTTTTCCAATCCGGAAGACTATCAGGCGGTGTTCAAGAAGGGCTTCCACAAGGTGACCGGTGCAcggttctacaaaaagatagCCATCCCCTGCCGGCCCCAGAAGACATTTATGCTGTACGTATTCGACGTACCGGAAGACCTGCCGGAGGAAGACATCCGGCACTCGCTGTATCGCTTCAACTCGGTGGTCGAAGTCGTCCGGCTGGTCGTGCAGTATCAGAAGCCCGCGATCCAGCCGGATCCTGGTCAGATGCACGCGACCG TAGCAGCCACTGGTGCGCCCCAAACGAAACCCCAGGTCCCAAAACTGCCTACCAGCAAGCCAATCGACGAGCAGGACGTGGCGCTGCAAAAAGaatcaccaccgccaccgataCGCATCACACTCGCTTCGCTCGATGAGTACAATCACCTGTTGCAGAACGGATTGGACTTCTATGGAGCTACGTTTTTCCCCACCGAGGCCCAGCTACCACCACACGCCGCCAAGATTGCTACCAAACGGGGAAC ACGCATGATAGACGGTAGCATTCCTGGGCGTGTGCGAGAATTGCTGCCAGTGTTTGATGCAGCGGGATTTAGCAAAATTCCGCCACCGGCatcgaaaacaattaaaccGCGCCCATAA
- the LOC126559203 gene encoding uncharacterized protein LOC126559203 isoform X2, translating into MSYIGNTSDVEQEKTLSEYRRQRSSSNLMPTGTKQSIGSPKMSDVLWNDKRAASRAVNASDDDDSEVSDSENFLAKGAFLLTPSHELSMDRAALICEKMNFKGCFSLTKTATGILFKFSNPEDYQAVFKKGFHKVTGARFYKKIAIPCRPQKTFMLYVFDVPEDLPEEDIRHSLYRFNSVVEVVRLVVQYQKPAIQPDPGQMHATAATGAPQTKPQVPKLPTSKPIDEQDVALQKESPPPPIRITLASLDEYNHLLQNGLDFYGATFFPTEAQLPPHAAKIATKRGTRMIDGSIPGRVRELLPVFDAAGFSKIPPPASKTIKPRP; encoded by the exons ATGTCATACATTGGTAACACCTCAGATGTGGAGCAAGAGAAAACCCTGTCCGAATATCGACGGCAGCGCAGCTCCAGCAATCTGATGCCGACCGGGACCAAACAATCGATAGGCAGTCCGAAAATGTCCGACGTGCTTTGGAACGATAAACGTGCCGCGAGTCGTGCGGTCAATGccagcgacgacgacgactcgGAAGTTTCAGATAGTGAGAACTTTCTCGCTAAAGGTGCATTTCTTCTCACGCCCTCGCACGAGCTGTCGATGGACCGGGCGGCATTGATATGCGAGAAAATGAACTTCAAGGGTTGCTTCAGCCTAACGAAGACCGCCACCGGAATACTATTTAAGTTTTCCAATCCGGAAGACTATCAGGCGGTGTTCAAGAAGGGCTTCCACAAGGTGACCGGTGCAcggttctacaaaaagatagCCATCCCCTGCCGGCCCCAGAAGACATTTATGCTGTACGTATTCGACGTACCGGAAGACCTGCCGGAGGAAGACATCCGGCACTCGCTGTATCGCTTCAACTCGGTGGTCGAAGTCGTCCGGCTGGTCGTGCAGTATCAGAAGCCCGCGATCCAGCCGGATCCTGGTCAGATGCACGCGACCG CAGCCACTGGTGCGCCCCAAACGAAACCCCAGGTCCCAAAACTGCCTACCAGCAAGCCAATCGACGAGCAGGACGTGGCGCTGCAAAAAGaatcaccaccgccaccgataCGCATCACACTCGCTTCGCTCGATGAGTACAATCACCTGTTGCAGAACGGATTGGACTTCTATGGAGCTACGTTTTTCCCCACCGAGGCCCAGCTACCACCACACGCCGCCAAGATTGCTACCAAACGGGGAAC ACGCATGATAGACGGTAGCATTCCTGGGCGTGTGCGAGAATTGCTGCCAGTGTTTGATGCAGCGGGATTTAGCAAAATTCCGCCACCGGCatcgaaaacaattaaaccGCGCCCATAA
- the LOC126561694 gene encoding 3'-5' RNA helicase YTHDC2-like has product MANKGKSVKIEEDIRIYIHRQIDLFLRDENQIEFDFPSHLTKQHRMYIHDYVKNKQLKSKSHGTGANRYMTICKKNLSDVMYDDAVLNITHESGVILNKMETLYSVGRASGQRPSKRMDKQLNTIDVTRAPPSIPPPSAGSADINSARKRLPITQFHEDILASMEHNQVIIISGNTGSGKTTQVPQYILEHAAQKKQPCRIVCTQPRRISAVTVAERVCYERNEKLGGTVGYQIRLEHRVKPTTNVTFCTNGVLLRCLMDNDCAKYLQNVTHIIIDEVHERDQYSDFLMVALKNKLMKNPHLKIILMSATMESDTFSKYFNECPVIEIPGRLFPIEIVFLEDILLNIETYNHRVQHVRDAITSSINFQESNELAEPATVNMDHGTVQLLNDILEVCWMENKPNNFHNFFLMVDEETIPINFKHTETQMTALMIAAAKGYTEIVQKLLDMGADPHIQEKHGYNAFDWACLLNGSGKCSDLLRQAIKNKNVAAKPPRLLTVNPNDMKSLLDAYHTSTEDDRVDHRLIFDIIMHICNQMPAGGMLVFLPGYDDIQEQYRLLTSKAPSLDCLQVFMLHSNMQIIDQQALFKPVPSGVYKIILSTNIAETSITIDDVLYVIDSGKVKQKYYDPLTSTSSLTTTWISQACATQRAGRAGRTRPGICYRLYSRTRHCAMDAYSLPEILRVPLAEICLQTAMIMKDGSIGEFLKKSLTAPSAISIKQSIKYLQKVGALDDDENLTNLGYTLAELPVDVRLGKMLLYGILFKCYEPVLMIVCIMSVNDLFVLPSFSGDTERANKMRHELADNSYSDCYTLLRAYQRWLNAYPMHKRKKLCHRLFLNPGKLSMVHDLRNKLHDHLCTIGLVKSYRPAGGVNDLNEFACNWSLVKGILLVGLYPNVSYLCKHTKTLKTRFEKKIFLHPSSVFGRKVWNEANENGNMLSLPSQWITFDEKSRAGRGSMIRCNTVVSPLTIAIFAGPFALDEAKWCG; this is encoded by the exons ATGGCGAATAAAGGGAAGAGTgtaaaaatcgaagaagatATTCGTATTTACATACACAGGCAGATCGATTTGTTTCTGCGTGACGAAAATCAAATCGAGTTCGACTTTCCGTCCCATCTCACTAAGCAACATCGAATGTATATACACGACTATGTTAAAAATaagcaattaaaatcaaaatcgcATGGTACAG GCGCTAACCGATACATGAccatatgcaaaaaaaacctgtcggaTGTAATGTACGATGATGCCGTGCTAAATATAACACACGAATCAGGCgtgattttgaataaaatggaaaCGTTGTACAGTGTTGGCCGTGCGTCCGGTCAACGTCCGAGCAAACGAATGGACAAACAATTAAATACCATCGATGTTACAAGGGCACCGCCCTCGATACCGCCACCGTCGGCAGGTTCTGCAGACATCAATTCCGCCCGTAAGCGCTTACCCATAACCCAATTCCACGAGGATATACTGGCGAGCATGGAACACAATCAGGTCATAATAATATCAGGCAACACAGGTTCGGGCAAAACGACCCAAGTTCCGCAGTACATCCTAGAGCATGccgcgcaaaaaaaacaaccctgcCGTATCGTTTGCACGCAGCCGCGCCGCATCAGTGCGGTAACCGTGGCGGAGCGGGTTTGTTACGAGCGGAACGAAAAGTTGGGCGGTACAGTGGGATATCAAATTCGATTGGAACACCGTGTGAAACCTACCACGAACGTGACGTTCTGCACGAACGGTGTGCTGTTGCGCTGTTTGATGGACAACGATTGTGCCAAGTATCTGCAAAATGTGACGCATATCATCATTGATGAGGTGCACGAACGGGATCAATATTCTGACTTTCTAATGGTAGCGTTGAAGAACAAGCTGATGAAAAATCCGCACCTTAAGATTATCCTGATGTCGGCCACGATGGAGTCGGACACATTTTCGAAATACTTTAACGAGTGTCCGGTAATTGAGATACCGGGACGATTGTTTCCGATTGAGATCGTTTTCTTGGAGGACATATTGCTCAACATTGAAACATACAATCACCGCGTTCAGCATGTTCGCGACGCGATAACGAGCAGCATTAACTTTCAGGAGTCCAACGAACTAGCAGAACCGGCGACAGTGAATATGGACCACGGAACGGTACAGTTGTTGAACGATATTCTGGAAGTTTGctggatggaaaacaaaccgaacaaTTTCCATAACTTTTTCCTAATGGTCGACGAGGAAACAATTCCGATTAATTTCAAGCATACCGAAACACAAATGACTGCACTAATGATTGCCGCTGCAAAAG GTTACACGGAGATCGTACAAAAACTGCTGGACATGGGAGCGGATCCACACATACAGGAGAAGCACGGTTACAATGCATTCGATTGGGCTTGCCTGCTGAACGGGAGTGGCAAATGTAGCGATTTGCTGAGACAAGCAATTAAGAACAAGAACGTAGCAGCAAAACCTCCGCGCCTGTTGACGGTTAATCCAAATGACATGAAATCACTATTGGATGCTTATCATACATCGACTGAAGACGATCGGGTCGATCATAGGTTAATCTTCGACATTATCATGCATATTTGCAACCAAATGCCAGCGGGAGGCATGCTTGTGTTTTTGCCTGGTTACGATGATATACAGGAGCAGTATAGGTTGTTGACGAGCAAAGCTCCTTCGTTGGATTGCTTGCAGGTGTTTATGTTGCACAGCAACATGCAAATCATCGATCAACAAGCCTTGTTCAAGCCGGTGCCTTCGGGAGTGTATAAAATCATTCTCTCGACCAACATTGCGGAAACATCGATCACGATTGACGATGTACTGTATGTTATCGATAGTGGTAAGGTGAAGCAAAAATATTACGACCCGCTCACGTCGACCAGTTCCTTAACCACTACCTGGATATCGCAAGCATGCGCCACGCAACGTGCTGGTCGCGCGGGTCGCACCCGACCCGGCATCTGCTACCGTCTGTACAGCCGTACGCGCCATTGCGCGATGGATGCCTACAGCTTGCCGGAAATATTGCGCGTCCCGCTGGCAGAAATCTGTTTGCAAACGGCAATGATCATGAAGGACGGATCGATTGGGGAGTTTCTCAAGAAATCACTAACAGCACCGTCCGCCATTAGCATCAAGCAGAGCATCAAATATTTACAGAAAGTCGGTGCCCTGGATGACGATGAAAATCTTACCAATCTTGGCTATACGTTGGCCGAATTGCCGGTGGATGTTAGGCTGGGGAAAATGTTGCTGTACGGCATATTATTCAAATGTTACGAGCCCGTACTGATGATTGTTTGCATTATGAGCGTAAACGATCTGTTCGTGCTGCCGTCCTTTAGCGGCGACACAGAAAGGGCGAATAAAATGCGTCACGAGCTGGCAGATAACTCGTACAGCGATTGCTACACACTGCTTCGAGCTTACCAGCGTTGGCTGAATGCTTACCCGATGCACAAACGGAAAAAGCTATGCCATCGACTATTTTTAAACCCTGGAAAGCTATCGATGGTACACGATTTGCGGAACAAGCTGCACGATCATTTGTGTACGATCGGTCTTGTCAAAAGCTATCGGCCCGCAGGAGGCGTAAACGATTTAAACGAGTTTGCCTGCAACTGGAGCCTAGTGAAAGGCATCCTACTGGTAGGACTCTATCCAAACGTATCCTACCTGtgcaaacacacgaaaacGTTAAAGACACGCttcgagaagaaaattttcctCCACCCATCTTCGGTGTTTGGTCGGAAAGTGTGGAACGAGGCAAACGAAAACGGTAACATGCTATCGCTACCGAGCCAATGGATTACGTTCGACGAAAAATCTAGAGCCGGTCGTGGATCTATGATTCGCTGCAACACGGTCGTATCGCCGCTAACGATTGCCATTTTTGCCGGGCCATTTGC
- the LOC126557453 gene encoding uncharacterized protein LOC126557453 — protein sequence MNEKKNKLKNNASKVNDDPLNCHLPKMDTSETYLLKIKTWSPGKRSQCFVTLYRHTKSNISTIQRNSNSLRTRLSCSHNSLTDSIKNKADDSVFITQAMSHDALDDNKILDFYNVPIDSDIYTTPIDLIRNTYNAETSFYRNRNEASQRNSWNNLLNYSEQINSIHEHKNNKPHIIFDKKPSKVVDKQPSDKADSKRNSISHEIRSQCKKSNFSVNLKQKFCNIFRVSRQQHHKPFLSNKRSIVANRTKDNAVCAKDKNESTVGKKINTPRKLPPLPANESDLRYLMGDTSDQKRKSGERKSSMDFTASIEKVQEFGWYWGPITSEGAEKILSNEPDGSFLVRDSSDDHYIFSLTFKLNGTVRHVRIDQDQGSFSFGSCAKFKSRTIMEFIENAVEHSRSGRYLFFLHRRPEYGPMRVQLTKPVSRFKHVQSLQHICRFVIHKTIKRKDLILALPLPRRVLDYLCYKNCLSERTEADLLSSLEKPNIILR from the exons ATGAAtgagaaaaagaacaaactaAAGAATAATGCTAGTAAAGTAAACGACGATCCGTTGAATTGCCATTTGCCAAAAATGGACACGTCGGAAACGTATTtgctgaaaattaaaacatggaGCCCTGGCAAACGGTCGCAGTGCTTTGTCACACTTTACCGTCACACTAAAAGCAATATTTCTACGATTCAACGCAATTCCAATTCCCTTCGAACTCGCTTATCTTGCTCACATAACTCGCTGACTGATTCcataaaaaacaaagcagACGATTCAGTTTTCATAACGCAAGCGATGTCTCACGATGCATTAGACGACAacaaaattttagatttttacaaCGTTCCTATTGATTCCGACATCTACACAACACCAATTGATTTAATAAGGAACACGTATAATGCTGAAACGTCTTTTTATCGAAATCGGAACG AAGCGTCACAGAGAAACAGTTGGAATAATTTGTTGAACTACAGTGAACAGATAAACTCTATTCATGagcataaaaacaataaaccccACATTATATTCGACAAAAAACCATCCAAGGTTGTCGATAAACAACCAAGTGATAAGGCAGACAGTAAACGTAACTCTATTTCTCACGAGATACGTTCTCAGTGCAAAAAGTCAAACTTTTCCGTTAATCTTaagcaaaagttttgtaatatttttcgcGTAAGCCGCCAACAACATCACAAACCGTTTCTGAGCAATAAACGGTCGATCGTTGCAAATAGAACGAAGGATAATGCCGTGTGCGCTAAAGACAAAAATGAAAGCACGGttggcaaaaaaataaacactccTCGGAAGCTGCCACCACTTCCTGCCAATG AATCTGATTTAAGGTACCTAATGGGCGATACAAGCgaccaaaaaaggaaatctgGTGAAAGAAAATCGTCAATGGACTTTACTGCTAGCATAGAAAAAGTTCAAGAG TTCGGTTGGTACTGGGGTCCAATAACTTCTGAAGGAGCTGAAAAAATACTTTCAAACGAACCGGATGGTAGTTTTTTAGTAAGAGATAGCTCTGATGATCATTACATTTTTTCTCTAACATTCAAACTCAATGGAACGGTACGACATGTTCGAATAGATCAAGATCAAG GATCTTTTTCATTCGGTTCATGTGCAAAGTTTAAATCTCGAACTATAATGGAATTCATAGAAAACGCCGTTGAGCATTCCCGAAGCggaagatatttattttttctgcatAGACGTCCGGAATACGGTCCAATGCGTGTACAATTAACAAAACCAGTTTCGCGATTCAAACATGTGCAAAGTTTGCAACACATATGCAG GTTTGTCATCCATAAAACAATCAAGCGAAAAGATCTTATACTAGCTCTCCCACTACCGAGAAGAGTGTTGGATTATTTGTGCTACAAAAACTGTCTTTCGGAACGTACGGAAGCCGATTTACTAAGCAGCTTGGAAAAACCAAATATTATTCTCCGTTAG
- the LOC126557856 gene encoding serine--tRNA ligase, mitochondrial, whose amino-acid sequence MFIPMWPVSARTPNMLRIMVRDMSQHRFNLPQVSFGLEYLLNPANTANIEANIRHRKGIGDIRLVQNIHQQLTAGTALPESERAKLATQLEVEMGKIPNRTHPQVVEYGSEPRVLKRFNEQHKRTDRKYFQFSDICKKMNLYRMENLGNCTGHRSYYLTDELAELEHALINYAVERLRRRNFQLIAVPDLLPGCIIESCGMCIDGERNQVYKLNDGSTHESLCLSGTSELALAGYFAGRVIPAAKLPYKMMAVSRCYRAETSALQEEKGIYRVHQFTKVEMFAVCKPNHSATVLEEFRDIEVSLFDELGLHFLLLDMPPCELGAPAYRKYDIEAWMPGRGIYGEISSCSDCTDYQTRRLGIRVAYDAAAVRMDATFAHTVNGTACAIPRMLIALLENFQNEDYTITVPEALRTYMNGKQFIRRRKVLPELKLAKRLVQEETV is encoded by the coding sequence ATGTTTATACCGATGTGGCCTGTGTCAGCCAGGACGCCAAATATGTTACGAATAATGGTCCGCGATATGTCCCAGCATCGTTTCAACCTTCCACAAGTAAGCTTTGGTTTGGAGTATTTATTAAACCCTGCCAATACGGCAAACATTGAGGCCAACATACGGCACAGGAAGGGAATCGGTGATATACGGCTTGTACAAAACATTCACCAACAGCTAACTGCGGGAACAGCACTGCCGGAAAGTGAACGCGCCAAACTAGCTACACAACTGGAAGTAGAAATGGGTAAAATACCCAACCGTACCCATCCACAAGTGGTCGAGTATGGCAGTGAACCTCGCGTGCTGAAGCGATTCAACGAACAGCACAAGCGTACCGATCGGAAATACTTTCAATTTAGCGATATCTGCAAGAAAATGAACTTGTACCGGATGGAGAACTTGGGCAACTGTACCGGTCATCGTTCGTACTATCTGACGGATGAGCTAGCTGAACTTGAGCACGCCCTCATTAATTACGCGGTGGAGCGTTTGCGCCGGCGTAACTTCCAGCTTATTGCCGTACCGGATTTGCTTCCGGGATGCATTATTGAAAGCTGTGGCATGTGCATCGATGGTGAGCGAAATCAGGTGTACAAGCTGAACGATGGGAGCACACACGAATCGCTGTGTCTGTCAGGTACGTCCGAGTTGGCCTTGGCTGGCTACTTTGCGGGGCGTGTTATACCAGCGGCAAAGCTGCCATACAAGATGATGGCTGTAAGCAGATGCTATCGGGCAGAAACATCGGCACTGCAAGAAGAGAAAGGCATCTATCGCGTGCATCAATTTACCAAGGTGGAAATGTTTGCCGTGTGCAAGCCGAATCATTCAGCCACCGTGCTCGAGGAGTTTCGCGACATCGAAGTGAGCCTTTTCGATGAACTTGGGCTGCATTTTCTGCTGCTCGATATGCCACCGTGTGAGTTGGGTGCACCGGCCTATCGAAAGTACGACATTGAGGCATGGATGCCGGGACGGGGCATTTACGGTGAAATATCGAGCTGTAGCGACTGCACGGACTATCAGACTCGCCGGCTCGGCATACGTGTCGCGTACGATGCCGCTGCTGTACGAATGGATGCCACGTTCGCTCATACAGTAAACGGCACCGCGTGTGCTATCCCGCGGATGTTGATCGCGCTGttggaaaactttcaaaacgAGGACTACACCATAACCGTTCCGGAAGCGTTGCGAACGTATATGAACGGAAAGCAATTTATTCGCCGGCGAAAGGTATTGCCGGAACTGAAGCTAGCGAAACGACTGGTGCAAGAGGAAAcggtataa